The Pseudomonadota bacterium genome includes the window GGTATTAATGATAACGGTCTGGTTGCGCTGGGCCTTATTGATTGCGGAAAGCGAGCCGGGGCAGAAGGAATTGATGATTAGATTGGTAATGAACCTTTTGACCACGAATAACTGATAACAAGTGAATTGACATGGCTAAAATCATTCAAGGGAATTTTTCAGCGAAACAGCGGGAAACTGACAAGGCGGTTAAAAAGAAAACGCCGGTGGCCGCATATCAATTGAAGGTCTCGTTGCTCTATTCCGAACCCCTAATCTGGCGGCGTGTACAAGTGCCGGGGAACCTTACCCTGGCCAAATTGCATGATGTCATACAACTCTGCATGGGCTGGACTGATACTCATCTGCATCAGTTCATGATCGGCAGGAATCTTTATGGCCCGGCGGACCTTGATGACGAGTGGAGCGAGATAAAAGCCCTTGATGAGAAAAAATTCAGGCTGTGCGACCTGGAAGCCGACATGCGAAAGCGCTGCATGTATGAATATGATTTCGGTGACGGCTGGCAGCATGAAATAGAGATCGAGAAAGTTATTACATCTGCTGAAAAGCCATCCCAATATCCTGTTCTATTGGCCGGGGCTCGCGCTTGCCCGCCTGAAGACGTCGGCGGGGTTCCAGGATACGAGAATTTCCTGGAGGCAATGAATGATCCGCAAAGCGAAGATCATGCGGAAATGATGAGATGGTATGGCAGTGATACCTTTGATCCGGATTTCTTTGAAATGGATGCGATCAACAAAATCCTGAAAAAGATAAAATGATCCGTGATCATATCGCCGCCAATCTTGGCATTGAAACAGACGACGTACAGGACGTACTAGTGTCGCGGGAGACAGGGATGTCGGGAGCGACCGACGTACAGGACGTACTAGTGTCGCGGGAGACAGGGATGTCGGGAGGGACTGACTTCGACTATGCGCCGTTTGCCCAGCAAGGAGGGTTAGGTAGGGTGTATCAGCTCTTTGGTGAAGATTTGACTGTGATAATTGAAGAGTTGAATGAGGCTTTGGCGGCTTAATAAATTTGCGGGGTGAAATTTCGACATCTTTTGATTTGACATACCCTGCACGCTATGTCAAATTGACCGCACGTAATTGACATAGCAAAAATAAAATGTCATTTCCAGAAGGGTCGCTCCATGATGAGAAAAGATATAAGCCAATTCCATTCCGGTAGTTTTGAACAACAGTATCAATACCGGAGCTTTTTGCCTGAACCGATCAATCTGGAATGGCAGATTTCCACCCCTGAGATCATCACCCTCCTGGATGAAGCGAGCCGCCTGCTTGGTGAGCTGAACGCTTTTTCCCAGCTTATTCCCGATGTGGATTTTTTTATAAAAATGCATGTCACCAAGGAAGCCACAACTTCAAG containing:
- a CDS encoding plasmid pRiA4b ORF-3 family protein, which gives rise to MAKIIQGNFSAKQRETDKAVKKKTPVAAYQLKVSLLYSEPLIWRRVQVPGNLTLAKLHDVIQLCMGWTDTHLHQFMIGRNLYGPADLDDEWSEIKALDEKKFRLCDLEADMRKRCMYEYDFGDGWQHEIEIEKVITSAEKPSQYPVLLAGARACPPEDVGGVPGYENFLEAMNDPQSEDHAEMMRWYGSDTFDPDFFEMDAINKILKKIK